From a single Toxoplasma gondii ME49 chromosome II, whole genome shotgun sequence genomic region:
- a CDS encoding hypothetical protein (encoded by transcript TGME49_297845): protein MRKFSFLPVTVERLLPSKASLSRHRTAKLLPIAQPVSADVRAPCLAADANPRQQFVFHHLQSCGKEMSSSAFPGTRAVWGFDCVAPRTQGHGTTVECKFLRNSRRYKVDAVFKGKRSMFPSSGPMQDYGVSHFDKQKRRTADWLETERRRIAALPEPLRPLEFARTLNMYKEKLIELYGDEYVRREWATLVKLTRAKLMGTE from the exons ATGAGgaagttttcttttttgccTGTTACAGTTGAGCGGCTCTTGCCAAGCAAGGCAAGCCTATCCCGGCACAGAACGGCGAAGTTGCTACCGATAGCACAGCCCGTCTCCGCGGATGTCCGAGCGCCGTGCTTAGCTG CAGATGCAAATCCTCGACAGCAGTTCGTGTTCCACCACCTTCAGTCGTGTGGGAAAGAAATGAGTTCCTCCGCTTTCCCCGGAACCCGGGCCGTGTGGGGGTTCGACTGTGTTGCACCTCGCACACAAGGTCATGGGACGACTGTCGAATGCAAGTTCTTAAGGAACTCGAGACGCTATAAAGTTGATGCAGTCTTCAAGGGGAAAAGGTCAATGTTCCCCAGCAGCGGGCCCATGCAAGACTATGGAGTCTCTCATTTTGACAAACAAAAACGCAGGACGGCGGATTGGCTCGAAACTGAACGCCGGCGCATTGCGGCACTGCCGGAACCATTGCGGCCTCTTGAATTCGCAAGAACTTTGAATATGTACAAAGAGAAACTAATAGAATTGTATGGCGATGAGTACGTGCGTAGAGAGTGGGCGACGCTTGTCAAGCTCACACGGGCAAAACTGATGGGGACAGAATAG
- a CDS encoding Branched-chain-amino-acid aminotransferase (encoded by transcript TGME49_297850), giving the protein MRLWKSHVLWRSVSSPETRKLSRSTFLLGRDPSVLGCLTGCTFCANISDQDTRRTTARDFVVSSGSSSSEGFHAYHENNGKTKWASRWQYDGHRRASPSPLQDPQVVTCQSSTLNSSRGSDLQRHNRLLHSSPFFGERRRLFASPALSAGVAPAPATLAELDARKLQINKKIGFLHPLPRRESIGFGQVFTDHMIEVDWDDQHGWYSPVLKPLGPISLHPAISSLHYAISAFEGLKAYKTEDDRVLLFRPFDHGERLNRSCARVALPQFAVDSFVTLCKTLAKMDSRFIFQDRGLSLYLRPLVFSTYPALGVFPPRMAKMIIMASPTGGYFSNTGALANLFVEKDYTRSWPGGSGSHKVAANYAPTIQPCKERMQQGFQQLLWTVPESDDYIWCEGGAMSLFVFWRNETGNNELATPALERDLILPGIVRDTVLTLARGYPDIAVKERKILMKADFVKAYREGRVHEVFCTGTGAIVKPVGVIHFEGEDFDCAPRDLETSLAYKLHSDISDIQYGVVPHHFMQEC; this is encoded by the exons ATGCGCCTGTGGAAGAGTCATGTTTTGTGGAGGTCCGTGTCTTCTCCCGAGACAAGAAAGCTCTCGCGGTCCACGTTTCTGCTAGGAAGAGATCCGTCAGTTTTGGGGTGTCTCACTGGCTGTACGTTCTGCGCTAACATTTCTGACCAAGACACGCGCCGAACTACAGCACGGGACTTCGTTGTGTCGTCTGGTTCGTCGTCCAGCGAGGGTTTTCACGCATACCATGAAAACAATGGAAAGACTAAATGGGCTTCACGCTGGCAATATGATGGCCACCgccgcgcgtctccgtcgcctcttcAGGATCCACAGGTCGTGACGTGCCAAAGCTCCACTTTGAACAGCAGTCGAGGATCTGACCTCCAGAGACATAATCGGTTGCTTCACTCGTCACCGTTTTttggagagcgacgacggTTGTTTGCATCACCAGCTTTGTCTGCAGGCGTGGCGCCAGCGCCAGCAACGCTTGCTGAACTTGATGCTAGGAAGCTGCAGATCAATAAGAAAATTGGTTTCTTGCATCCGCTACCAAGGAGAGAGAGTATTGGCTTCGGCCAGGTTTTTACAGACCACATGATCGAGGTGGACTGGGACGATCAACATGGTTGGTATTCACCGGTCCTGAAGCCTCTAGGGCCAATTTCCCTGCACCCGGCAATCAGTTCACTTCATTATGCTATCTCGGCGTTTGAGGGCCTAAAGGCTTATAAAACAGAAGACGATCGGGTGCTTCTTTTCCGTCCTTTTGACCATGGCGAACGCTTGAATCGATCATGTGCACGGGTTGCCCTTCCTCAATTCGCTGTTGATTCTTTCGTGACCTTGTGCAAGACTCTGGCGAAAATGGATAGTCGATTCATATTCCAGGACcgaggtctctctctctaccttCGACCCCTCGTCTTTTCAACATAC CCGGCACTTGGTGTGTTCCCACCTCGCATGGCAAAGATGATCATCATGGCTTCGCCGACTGGTGGATACTTCT CAAACACAGGCGCTCTCGCCAATCTCTTCGTTGAAAAAGATTATACTCGTTCCTGGCCGGGAGGCTCTGGGAGCCACAAGGTTGCAGCGAACTACGCACCGACAATACAGCCTTGCAAAGAACGGATGCAACAAGGATTTCAGCAACTATTGTGGACCGTACCGGAGAGCGACGACTACATTTGGTGCGAGGGAGGAGCAATGAGCCTCTTCGTGTTTTGGAGGAATGAAACGGGCAACAACGAGTTAGCTACTCCTGCCTTGGAACGTGATCTCATTCTTCCAGGAATTGTCCGGGATACTGTGCTGACTCTGGCAAGGGGTTACCCGGATATCGCAG TGAAGGAGCGGAAAATCTTGATGAAGGCAGATTTTGTAAAGGCGTACCGAGAAGGTCGAGTCCACGAGGTATTCTGCACCGGGACGGGAGCCATTGTAAAGCCTGTGGGTGTGATACATTTTGAGGGGGAAGATTTCGACTGCGCTCCGAGGGATCTCGAAACTTCACTGGCGTACAAGCTCCACAGCGACATATCTGACATTCAGTATGGGGTTGTACCCCATCACTTCATGCAGGAATGTTGA